A single genomic interval of Oreochromis aureus strain Israel breed Guangdong linkage group 12, ZZ_aureus, whole genome shotgun sequence harbors:
- the LOC120442997 gene encoding GTPase IMAP family member 5-like, protein MFQKTRESLTQKKYTTVMTHRPLPEIPLLCLPLRDSAAETSDTCDAESPNSSSYDQRPPDNDERHCSHSYEVMPHHNDLQLLNSSDDLQPPDMSEIRVVLLGNSQSERAAVVNFILEVPVFSPEEEPDYQPVRGLLRDKEITLINTPNLLLPNISEDDLRDHVENCVRLTAPGPHVFLLVLQPETFTEDHKQRLCKVLKLFGKRVFDHSLVLLAASKNRGSSFMEELGLHRPLKDLIKMCSYRYLWRENLEPQELFTRLVQIFKENNGERVRYKAHS, encoded by the exons CCAGAAATTCCTCTGTTATGTCTCCCGCTGAGGGACAGTGCAGCTGAAACATCTG ACACATGTGATGCTGAATCTCCAAACAGCAGCAGCTATGACCAAAGACCTCCTGACA ATGACGAGCgtcactgcagccacagctatGAAGTGATGCCACATCACA ATGATCTGCAGCTGCTGAACAGCAGCGATGATCTGCAGCCACCAGACA TGTCTGAGATCAGGGTGGTTCTGCTGGGGAACAGCCAGTCTGAGAGGGCAGCTGTGGTGAACTTCATACTGGAGGTTCCTGTGTTTAGCCCTGAGGAAGAGCCAGACTATCAGCCAGTCAGAGGACTTCTGAGGGACAAAGAAATCACCCTAATCAACACTCCAAATCTGCTGCTTCCAAACATCTCTGAAGACGATCTGAGAGATCATGTAGAAAACTGTGTGAGGCTCACAGCTCCTGGACCTCATGTGTTCCTGCTGGTCCTGCAGCCTGAAACCTTCACAGAGGATCACAAACAGAGACTCTGCAAAGTCCTGAAACTCTTCGGAAAACGAGTGTTTGATCATTCGCTGGTTCTGCTGGCAGCATCCAAAAACAGGGGCTCGAGTTTCATGGAAGAGCTCGGGCTCCATCGTCCCTTAAAAGATTTGATCAAAATGTGCAGTTACAGATATTTGTGGAGGGAAAACCTCGAACCTCAAGAGCTCTTCACACGCCTGGTCCAGATTTttaaggagaacaatggagaGCGTGTGAGATATAAAGCACATAGCTAG